One segment of Lachancea thermotolerans CBS 6340 chromosome E complete sequence DNA contains the following:
- a CDS encoding KLTH0E09636p (conserved hypothetical protein), producing the protein MSELLRRITRQISPHHNPEGITWGKSRALLDQARQSTVAQVSKGCQKDMLATALAAKLADEFKEEVVHVERAAADPPRPRKINSKRSERPEEIKPQDKRKSRARLTSSRVAELVQRASGTEEGMYA; encoded by the coding sequence ATGAGCGAGCTTTTGCGTAGGATTACCCGGCAGATCTCACCCCACCACAACCCCGAAGGCATCACATGGGGGAAATCCAGAGCTTTACTAGACCAGGCAAGACAGAGCACTGTCGCCCAAGTTAGCAAGGGTTGCCAAAAGGACATGCTGGCCACGGCCCTCGCGGCAAAACTGGCAGATGAGTTCAAAGAGGAGGTGGTGCACGTTGAACGAGCAGCGGCGGATCCGCCACGGCCCCGCAAGATTAACTCCAAGAGGTCCGAGCGACCTGAAGAAATCAAGCCTCAGGACAAGCGCAAATCACGGGCACGGCTGACGTCGTCCCGAGTTGCTGAGCTGGTGCAGAGAGCCAGCGGCACAGAGGAAGGTATGTATGCATGA
- a CDS encoding SDR family oxidoreductase (similar to uniprot|P53183 Saccharomyces cerevisiae YGL039W or uniprot|Q12068 Saccharomyces cerevisiae YOL151W GRE2 NADPH-dependent methylglyoxal reductase): MDEKVLVTGCNGFIALHVLDVLLSEKYHVIGTARSQDKADQVKESFKKLYPYAQLEVEIVPDITKSGAFNDVFKKYPDIQHVLHTASNFSFGHDQSTEEAYLIPATQGTKNILETSLTLGKKVKRFVITSSFASIMDFDHEGDANFIHTEATWNPTTWEKAKGNELSAYIASKKLAEESAWTFMKKHESEVPFTLTTVCPPYVWGPQMFDSSVKRGVLNTSAELINQALKTTPDFKGPFDTPNGIGCDVRDVALLHVLPLRNEKLAGKRLFPVNGTGVKQHNYKNARFNMQRVLDVLNKKFPELRGKISKGGIEDNEKALAAGFYYNNDETCKLTGIEFKPLEVTIHDAAKQILEFGSSD, translated from the coding sequence ATGGATGAAAAAGTACTAGTTACCGGATGCAATGGATTCATTGCCCTGCACGTCTTGGACGTGCTTCTCTCTGAGAAATACCACGTCATCGGGACCGCGAGATCTCAAGACAAGGCCGACCAGGTCAAGGAGTcgttcaagaaactgtACCCATACGCACAATTGGAGGTCGAAATTGTCCCCGACATCACTAAGAGCGGTGCGTTTAATGACGTTTTCAAGAAGTATCCAGATATCCAGCATGTGCTGCACACAGCTTCGAACTTCTCTTTCGGCCACGACCAGAGCACTGAGGAGGCATACCTGATCCCTGCGACACAAGGTACTAAGAACATCTTGGAGACCAGTTTGACGCTCGGCAAGAAGGTCAAGCGTTTCGTGATCACGTCGTCGTTCGCCTCTATCATGGACTTCGACCACGAAGGCGATGCGAACTTCATCCACACTGAGGCCACGTGGAATCCAACCACCTGGGAGAAGGCCAAGGGCAACGAGCTTTCTGCCTACATTGcctccaagaagctcgctGAGGAGTCTGCATGGACCTTTATGAAGAAGCACGAGAGCGAGGTGCCATTCACCCTCACTACCGTGTGCCCACCATACGTCTGGGGTCCTCAGATGTTTGATTCTAGCGTAAAGCGTGGCGTCTTGAACACCTCCGCAGAACTCATTAACCAGGCGCTAAAAACCACGCCTGACTTCAAGGGTCCATTCGACACGCCAAACGGTATTGGCTGTGATGTGCGCGATGTTGCGCTGCTACACGTCTTGCCCCTACGCAACGAAAAGCTCGCCGGCAAGAGACTCTTTCCAGTGAATGGTACTGGTGTCAAGCAGCACAACTACAAAAATGCGCGCTTCAACATGCAGCGCGTCCTCGAtgtgctcaacaagaagttcccTGAATTGAGAGGCAAGATCTCAAAGGGTGGTATTGAGGACAATGAAAAGGCCCTGGCTGCTGGTTTCTACTACAACAATGACGAGACCTGCAAGCTTACTGGGATTGAGTTCAAGCCTCTCGAGGTTACCATTCACGACGCTGCCAAGCAGATCCTAGAATTCGGTTCTTCCGattga
- the THI3 gene encoding branched-chain-2-oxoacid decarboxylase THI3 (similar to uniprot|Q07471 Saccharomyces cerevisiae YDL080C THI3 Probable decarboxylase required for expression of enzymes involved in thiamine biosynthesis may have a role in catabolism of amino acids to long-chain and complex alcohols): MCVNYAYECGLPPEIPLAQYMLHRLRQLGIATIFGVPGGFNVPLLREICNVPQMKWAGNTNELNAAYAADGYSRIKHLACLVTTFGVGELSAVNGVAGSFAEHVGLLHFVGMPPLAAQRRRLLLHHTLGNGNYKVFHRLGSDVTQYTSVLTDTETCSKEVDKCISIAFTKQRPVYLGVPTNISDTLVSSALLNIPLDLSAHEGNTEVQEDFVNAILSAMYKCRSPAIVVDACVSRHNVVAEVRQLVELTQFPVFCTPMGKGAINEHHPRFGGTFVGSISPPQVREVVDFSDFVLVVGALLSDFNSSSFHFAYKAKNTALLFSSYARLKNAMYPDLELKTALRVLLTKLDPSKLRYRPEEVPEVIRPKIKLMSNVPLRQEWVWNQISNWFREGDIVITETGTSAFGVNQSKFPNNTRCITQALWGSVGYSVGACLGASFAAREEGNNSRVILFVGDGALQLTVQELSTMIRWGLKPIIFVMNNSGYTIDRLLHRKSNAGYHDIQAWDNLKLLPLFGALDYDTRVVKTVGDFLGLVSDPGFALNNKIKMVEVVLPPMDAPPALMDKWLVDDNDEEVGSEDTNGWQSSKRIKLDSQPSVDSLASMDSLDI; encoded by the coding sequence ATGTGCGTGAACTACGCCTACGAGTGCGGACTGCCGCCAGAGATTCCTCTGGCCCAGTATATGCTACATAGACTGCGGCAGCTGGGCATCGCTACTATATTCGGGGTCCCAGGTGGATTCAATGTGCCCTTGTTGCGCGAGATATGCAATGTACCGCAGATGAAATGGGCGGGAAACACTAACGAACTTAACGCGGCATACGCTGCTGACGGATACTCGCGCATAAAGCACCTAGCGTGCCTCGTGACAACGTTTGGCGTTGGCGAGCTGTCCGCCGTCAATGGCGTCGCCGGCTCCTTTGCAGAGCACGTTGGGCTCTTGCATTTCGTCGGGATGCCACCTCTGGCCGCGCAAAGGAGGCGGCTTCTTTTGCATCATACTTTGGGAAATGGAAATTATAAAGTTTTCCATCGACTAGGAAGCGACGTTACACAATACACATCAGTTCTAACTGACACCGAAACTTGCTCTAAAGAAGTTGACAAATGCATATCCATAGCTTTCACGAAGCAGAGGCCCGTGTACTTGGGAGTACCCACTAACATAAGTGACACGCTGGTGAGCTCCGCTCTCCTGAACATCCCGTTAGATCTTTCTGCTCACGAAGGCAACACCGAGGTGCAAGAGGACTTTGTGAATGCGATTCTCAGTGCAATGTACAAATGCAGAAGTCCTGcgattgttgttgatgcaTGTGTTTCGAGACACAATGTGGTAGCAGAGGTCAGACAATTAGTGGAGCTTACTCAGTTTCCTGTTTTTTGCACCCCGATGGGGAAGGGGGCCATCAACGAGCATCATCCTCGGTTCGGCGGCACATTCGTGGGGTCGATATCCCCACCACAAGTGCGTGAGGTGGTTGACTTCAGTGATTTTGTCCTCGTCGTAGGCGCTTTGTTGTCAGacttcaacagcagctCATTTCACTTTGCGTacaaagcaaaaaacaCCgcgcttttgttttctagCTATGCGAGGCTAAAAAATGCCATGTATCCAGACCTCGAGCTGAAGACAGCGCTCCGCGTGCTTCTAACAAAGTTAGATCCCTCGAAGCTAAGGTATAGGCCAGAGGAGGTCCCCGAGGTTATAAGGCCAAAGATCAAACTTATGAGCAACGTGCCCCTTCGGCAGGAGTGGGTCTGGAATCAAATAAGCAACTGGTTTCGCGAAGGTGACATCGTGATAACGGAAACCGGTACATCTGCTTTTGGTGTCAATCAAAGCAAGTTTCCAAACAACACCAGGTGCATAACCCAGGCTTTATGGGGATCTGTCGGGTACTCTGTAGGAGCTTGCCTTGGCGCCTCTTTTGCAGCAAGGGAAGAAGGAAACAATTCGCGAGTCATTCTGTTTGTAGGAGACGGTGCGCTACAGTTAACAGTCCAGGAGTTATCCACAATGATAAGATGGGGACTGAAGCCCATAATTTTCGTGATGAACAACAGTGGATACACAATCGACAGATTACTGCACAGAAAATCCAACGCAGGGTATCATGATATCCAAGCTTGGGATAACCTAAAACTTTTGCCCCTGTTCGGAGCTTTAGATTACGATACTCGTGTGGTCAAAACCGTGGGTGACTTCCTCGGTCTTGTCAGTGATCCAGGTTTTGCTCTaaacaacaaaattaaaATGGTGGAAGTTGTTTTGCCACCAATGGACGCGCCACCTGCCTTGATGGACAAGTGGCTGGTGGACGATAATGATGAGGAGGTTGGCAGCGAAGATACCAACGGGTGGCAATCGTCCAAGCGCATCAAGCTGGACTCACAGCCTAGCGTTGACAGCCTCGCGAGCATGGATAGTCTAGATATTTAA
- the RIM11 gene encoding serine/threonine protein kinase RIM11 (highly similar to uniprot|P38615 Saccharomyces cerevisiae YMR139W) codes for MEIQAITNSSIVHKQVFEGHSHAKQDREQDTITISYPATEVVGHGSFGVVFTTQVRETGDRVAIKKVLQDRRFKNRELEVMKQLQHPQVVDLKYYFYETDPQGEVYLNLILEFMPQSLYQRLRHFVSQRSNMPRIEIKLYMYQLAKCLNYLHKHAAVCHRDIKPQNLLVDPETYALKLCDFGSAKQLKPSEPNVSYICSRYYRAPELIFGATNYTVQIDIWSSGCVMAELILGQPMFPGESGIDQLVEIIKILGTPTKQEICSMNPNYMEHKFPQIRPIPLAKVFKREDQETIQLLSDVLRYNPTERFTALQCLCSPYFDELRSTTDPELASVVSNLRLMEFCDEYEFDTLTPEEAKVIKQRLQPS; via the coding sequence ATGGAGATACAAGCAATTACTAACAGTAGCATAGTCCACAAACAGGTTTTCGAAGGTCACAGCCATGCGAAGCAGGACCGCGAGCAGGACACGATCACAATCTCATACCCCGCCACCGAGGTGGTGGGGCACGGGTCCTTTGGCGTCGTGTTCACCACGCAGGTGCGCGAGACCGGCGACCGCGTGGCAATCAAGAAGGTGCTGCAGGACCGCCGCTTCAAGAACcgtgagcttgaagtcatgaagcagctgcagcaccCTCAAGTCGTGGACCTAAAGTACTACTTCTACGAGACAGACCCTCAGGGCGAGGTCTACCTGAACTTAATCCTCGAGTTCATGCCCCAATCGCTGTACCAACGGTTGCGCCACTTTGTCTCGCAGCGATCCAACATGCCGCGCATCGAGATAAAGCTGTACATGTACCAACTGGCCAAGTGTCTCAACTACCTGCACAAGCATGCAGCTGTCTGTCACCGCGACATCAAGCCGCAAAACCTATTGGTGGACCCCGAGACGTATGCGCTCAAACTCTGCGACTTCGGCAGCGCGAAACAGCTGAAGCCCTCCGAGCCCAACGTCTCCTACATCTGCTCGCGCTACTACCGTGCTCCTGAACTCATTTTCGGCGCTACCAACTACACAGTTCAGATCGACATTTGGTCCAGCGGATGTGTCATGGCGGAGCTTATTCTGGGCCAGCCTATGTTTCCCGGAGAAAGTGGCATTGATCAACTTGTGGAGATCATCAAGATCCTGGGCACTCcaacaaaacaagagaTCTGTTCCATGAATCCCAACTACATGGAACACAAGTTCCCGCAAATACGGCCCATTCCTTTAGCCAAGGTTTTCAAACGCGAAGATCAAGAGACCATACAGCTCTTATCAGATGTTCTGCGATACAACCCTACCGAAAGGTTTACGGCGTTGCAGTGCTTGTGCTCGCCTTACTTTGACGAGCTGCGCAGCACCACTGACCCAGAGCTTGCGTCTGTGGTTAGCAACTTAAGACTGATGGAGTTCTGCGATGAATACGAATTCGATACCCTGACACCGGAAGAAGCCAAGGTGATTAAGCAGCGGCTTCAGCCTTCATAG